From Nocardioides daedukensis, the proteins below share one genomic window:
- the trhA gene encoding PAQR family membrane homeostasis protein TrhA, translated as MNETIHDRFDDAVDRAHEKLSEIKPKLRGWLHLATAPLALAAGIVLIALSPTRDTRIASSVFAASALILFTVSAVYHRGTWSPKVWAFLRRFDHANIFVLIAGTYTPMAVLFLHGGARITLLTVVWVAALAGVFFRVFWTDAPRWLYTPMYIALGWAAVFFIPQFIDGAAPFPDGIAVSSLVLVAAGGVLYTLGGVVYGLKWPDPAPSWFGFHEIFHSFTILAFACHYVAVSLATYSLR; from the coding sequence ATGAACGAAACGATCCACGACCGCTTCGACGACGCCGTCGACCGCGCCCACGAGAAGCTGTCGGAGATCAAGCCGAAGCTTCGGGGCTGGTTGCACCTCGCGACCGCGCCGCTCGCCCTGGCCGCCGGGATCGTGCTGATCGCGCTCTCCCCGACGCGCGACACCCGGATCGCCTCGAGTGTGTTCGCAGCCAGCGCGCTGATCCTCTTCACGGTCTCGGCCGTCTATCACCGTGGCACCTGGTCGCCGAAGGTCTGGGCCTTCCTGCGCAGGTTCGACCACGCCAACATCTTCGTGCTGATCGCCGGCACCTACACCCCGATGGCGGTGCTGTTCCTGCACGGCGGAGCCCGGATCACCCTGCTCACCGTGGTCTGGGTCGCCGCCCTCGCAGGGGTCTTCTTCCGGGTCTTCTGGACCGATGCGCCCCGCTGGCTCTACACCCCGATGTACATCGCGCTCGGTTGGGCCGCGGTGTTCTTCATCCCGCAGTTCATCGACGGCGCCGCACCGTTCCCGGACGGCATCGCGGTCAGCTCACTGGTCCTGGTGGCTGCGGGCGGAGTCCTCTACACCCTCGGCGGGGTGGTCTACGGCCTCAAGTGGCCTGACCCCGCGCCGTCGTGGTTCGGGTTCCACGAGATCTTCCACTCGTTCACGATCCTGGCCTTCGCCTGCCACTACGTCGCAGTCTCGCTCGCGACGTACTCCCTGCGCTGA